Part of the Primulina huaijiensis isolate GDHJ02 chromosome 15, ASM1229523v2, whole genome shotgun sequence genome is shown below.
ACTCCaaagataaattttatttttaaaaaaaatttactcgcacaaaaattttcagcaatattaaaaaaatccaattaCTGAATTTATTTCCTGAAATAAAAAAAGTGGGGAATTAAGTGTGAAATCAGATAACGAAAAACCTAAAAAAAAGCGGGCTAGGCTAGTCTGGGTCAGGTTGGCCTGGTAACAATCAGAAAGTGGGCTTTTCTAGGGGATTAACTAATCGGGCCCAATTGTTCCCATTGCGCAATTCCCAATTTCACGGTAAAAACCCTAGCTTTCCGAAAACCCAGCCTCCAAATTCAACCAGGAAGATTGTGATTAAATCCAATTTTCGATTACATTCCACTTCCATATGGAGGGAATAACAGAGGGAGTGAACCAGATCAAAATAGCTGAATTCCAGAAGAAGAACCGGATTCAAGTCTCCAACACTAAGAAACCTCTTTTCTTTTACGTTAATCTCACCAAGGTATATGTATTGCAGTCAATATAACTGATGTTTATTTTAATATGGAACCCATTATGGATCTTCGTCTTTTTTTTCCCCTCAACTGTGTGTAGAGATACTTGCAACAGCACGATGAAGTGGAACTTTCGGCACTTGGCATGGGTAATTATACCTTTCTTACTTGTATGTTGTTCCACATTCACTAATTGGTGGTTGTATGTTGCCTTGCCGTAGCGGTGGAAATTCAATTCACGGTGTTTCCATTGGTCCAACTTAACACATTTAATTTGTAGTCACACACGTATTAATATCGAGAGTTCCTAGATTCAATAGAAGTGAGCTTAGTCTATAACTTTATATTGGATAATTGGAAGCTATCTAGAATCAATTTAAACTTATGAATGGACaaatatattcaattatgttatatggATGATAAGTATTGGTGATCGTTGTTAAACATTTTTTCATTCATGGTATTTATTTTAACAAGGTAATATTTGTTGGTTTGTTTGCATATGGAAGGGATCTGTTTTTCTTGTTTAACATGATGTTGGAACAGCTAATCAAGCTTATGCTTGTCAGATTCTCTATGCCATGTCTGATATACTCATATACTAAAACCTCTACGTAGGTGAGATATACTATTGTAATTGATAAGAACAAAGCTTCAAAATGGTCTAATTGTCattaaagtaaaataaatatcatgatCAGAATTCCGGCTCTAAAGATGACATGAAGGAGTCATAGAGATACCAATTTGTCAGTTTGAGAGCTCTGAACCACAACTTATGGCCTTAAAAGTTTCTTTATGATGATTAGTTTCTTTCCATTTTAAGCATGCACTGATACTCCGTTCGTGTTATATTATCGCAGCAATTTCAACAGTTGTCTCCATAGCTGAAATTCTGAAGAATAATGGATTTGTCATTGAGAAGAGTGAGTTTTGGTATTTGTTATGGCTCGTTGTTCATGTGTAAAGTGTCAAATAGTATGGACATTTAATATTATGCGTCTTTCAATACATGTAGAAATCATGACCTCCACTGTGGAGATAAAGGATGATGGTTCAAGGGGGCGGCCCATTCAAAAAGCCAAGGTAAATTCAGTTCTTCAAAGAACCTTTATCCCAATTCTGGTTAGTGAACTACGAGAAAACTAGAATGGTTTTCTGCAAACATTGACCATACTGCAAAATCTTTGAAGCATTAATCCAGCTGCTGTATCCAAGTATAGTAATCATAAGCTGAAGTTGGataatagaaaataaaagtCATGGTGGATAATGAACAGAATAAGCTAAGAAACTAAAATTGTATATCAGAAAACCAGAATCTACTGCAAGAAAACTGCGTCTATTGGagtaatgaaaaatatatttttttttgctgaaataaaaaaaatataaagcttgattcaaatattaaaatgacGTAGAACAGTGCTTCACGCACACATAAGCTGTAAATATGGTCTATCGACTATCGCGCCTTATCAACATTAAGACAGTAGGTGCTGTTAAAGGATTTTGTTGCACCAAAGTTAATTTCAAGTGGCACTTGCATTTGGTTATGCCCATGTCTAAGAATCCAGTAGGAATCCTTTTAGTGGGATTGCTAGTTTTGTATTGTTATTTCATATCCACATCAGTTGACGCATTGGGGTTTTGGTTAAATTCTGCTCATCTTTTTCGTTCTCTTGGTGCAGATTGAAATAGTGCTTGGTAAAACTGCAAATTTCGACGAATTGatggctgctgctgctgcacaAGATGGAAGAGAGAACGGAAATGGCAAAGATTAGAGATATCAATAGGAATGCTGGCGTCCCCTTTTTTCCAATAGCTTTTtagttatatttttcaaaattgttggaaatttgttatttttctatttaGTGATGATGATAGGGCTTATGTTTTTGTTTCCCTTGTATAATAGTTTTtctacataataaattttattttaaatatttggatGAAGTATTTAAATCCCTCACATGTCATTTAATGACCCACGATAAATGTATTAGGACGTGGTTGGTAAGAGGTAATgacttaattttttatattcatgTTCGATAGGACATCGGAAAATGGTGATTATCATATTCATGAGAATAATTATTCCATCCATTTTAAAAGAAGTGATAATTCTCATACCTCATTGTCCttctatatttataaatatttatcttatttaacttaactaatataaatttatatctccataacaacaacaacaacaataataataataataataataataataaaaatttattctctTAATAGAGAAGTGGTTTAgattatgtttttaatttttctcatttaTCAATATCATTATATCACTTGTATTATTGAATTCTCAAAATGGATAGTTGGTTAATTTattctcttaattaatttttatattatcaatATCATTAGATCACATTTATCGaaagtaaaaatataaaaattatatataatttattttttgtgaaTAATATGTATTGGTGACTGGTGAGTGGGAAACATTTATCTGGATTCTACAAGCAACCTGGGTTCGATGTTTGCTACAACGGTGGGGAAAACCCTACTGATCGTAACCCTaatattttcttctttattATTTCTCGCCCTATTTCTATTTTCCCCAGCTTCCCAATTTCCGCAAGCATCTCTGAATTCTCCGGTGTAAGCCGCCGTGCGAATTTCGGTTTTTCCTTTTTGATTATGAACTTTTAAATGCTGGATATTGGGCTTACTTGGATTCAGACTCAGTTTCATattttaagggttttttttaatcaagTTAATTGGTACCCG
Proteins encoded:
- the LOC140959789 gene encoding uncharacterized protein At2g34160-like encodes the protein MEGITEGVNQIKIAEFQKKNRIQVSNTKKPLFFYVNLTKRYLQQHDEVELSALGMAISTVVSIAEILKNNGFVIEKKIMTSTVEIKDDGSRGRPIQKAKIEIVLGKTANFDELMAAAAAQDGRENGNGKD